From the Bubalus kerabau isolate K-KA32 ecotype Philippines breed swamp buffalo chromosome 2, PCC_UOA_SB_1v2, whole genome shotgun sequence genome, one window contains:
- the UTS2B gene encoding urotensin-2B, whose translation MNVILSTTLCFGLLTLLSVMIFLESVHGVPYFIQGNELLPDKEDTDGEELLLALLNKNVGFQRPSNIDIELADKLEELNQLEKLKEQLMEAKDAEMSYAIDGLSSSHPNKRACFWKYCV comes from the exons ATGAACGTGATTTTATCAACCACTCTTTGCTTTGGACTCCTAACTTTGTTATCTGTAATGATCTTTTTAGAATCGGTGCATGGGGTGCCATATTTTATTCAAG GAAATGAATTGCTTCCAGATAAAGAAGATACAGATGGTGAAGAACTATTGCTGGCTCTACTGAATAAAAATGTTGGCTTCCAAAGGCCTTCCAACATTG ATATAGAACTGGCTGACAAATTGGAGGAACTTAACCAG CTGGAAAAGCTGAAAGAGCAGCTCATGGAAGCAAAGGATGCTGAGATGTCCTATGCGATAGACGGTCTATCTTCTTCCCATCCTAATAAGCGAG cttGTTTTTGGAAATACTGTGTCTAA